Below is a genomic region from Echinicola rosea.
GTCCAAGCTGCGGTATTGAATAGCTTCCGCCAAATGCTCCACTTTGATGTTTTCGGAATCAGACAGGTCTGCGATGGTTCTGGCCACTTTCAGGATTCTGTCGTATGCCCTGGCAGAGAGTCCTAGTCTTTCCATAGCGGTTTTTAAGAGGGTTTTTCCGGCCTCGTTTATTTCGCACACTTCCTTGACCATATGTGAGGGCATCATGGCATTGCAATAGATTTCCTTATGCTCCTTAAACCGCTCCACTTGTCGGTCCCTGCCACTGACCACACGTTCACGGATGACATTGCTTTTTTCTGCTTTTCTAGTGGAAGTCATCTCGTCAAATTTTACAGGGGTGACTTCCACATGAAGGTCAATTCGATCGAGTAAAGGGCCGCTTACTTTGTTTAGATAGCGCTGTACCACTCCGGGGCCGCAGACACATTCTTTTTCGGGGTGATTGTAATAGCCGCATGGGCAGGGGTTCATGCTGGCGATCAGCATGAAGTTGGCAGGGTAGTCCACCGATACTTTTGCACGGCTGATAGAAACCCTTCTTTCTTCGAGCGGCTGTCGCATGACTTCAAGCACTGTCCGTTTGAATTCCGGCAATTCATCCAAAAACAATACCCCATTATGCGCCAAAGATATTTCACCCGGCTGGGGATTGCCTCCGCCACCGACCAAGGCTACGTCGCTGATGGTATGGTGGGGCGAGCGAAAGGGGCGCTGGGCAATCAGTGATGCTTCCCTCCCGAGCCTTCCGGCTACAGAGTGAATCTTGGTGGTCTCGAGGGCTTCCTGTAGGGTCAGGGGAGGCAGGATAGAAGGGAGCCGTTTGGCCAGCATGGTTTTGCCTGCACCGGGAGGCCCCACCATGATGACATTGTGTCCTCCGGCGGCAGCGATTTCCATCGCCCTTTTGATGTTTTCTTGGCCTTGCACATCTGCAAAATCAAATTCATAATCTTCTAAGGAATTATAAAATACATCCCTTGTATCTGTTACCATCGGGGTGATCTCCAATTCCCCCTCCAAAAAGCCAATTGCCTGCTCCAAGTTTTCGACACCGATGACGTCCAGATTGTTGACGATAGAGGCTTCTGCGGCATTGGGCTGGGGTAGAATGATGCCCTTGAACCCTTTTTTTCTCGCTTCGATGGCGATGGGCAGGACGCCCTTGATGGGTCGCAGCTGGCCGTCGAGGGAGAGCTCGCCCATGATGACATATTCTTCAAGTTCGGCAAATTCCACTTGCTCGGAAGCTTTGAGTATTCCCATGGCGATGGGGAGGTCATAAGCAGACCCTTCTTTACGAATGTCTGCAGGTGCCAGGTTAATGACTACTTTCTGACGTGGCATCCTGTATCCGAAATATTTCAATGCAGATTCTACCCGCTGCTGGCTTTCCTTCACAGCACTGTCCGGTAGGCCTACCATGTAAAAACTGGTTCCCTGTCCGACGTTTACCTCTATGGTGATCAGGATGGCATCTACTCCAGAAACTGTACTACCATACGTTTTTGCTACCATTTTTAGTTAAATTCTACTTCCATAAAAAAAGGAAATCTCCGTAGAGATTTCCTGTTAAGCTCATTTTATATTCCCCTTTTTGGGCATCTTTATTTGATGTTTTGTCTAGGCTTGATACCAGAGCCATCTGTTTCATCTTCTTGGCTTGGACCTGTAGAGGGCGGAATAGTGCCTCCTACTGGTTTTGATTTTGCTTTCTGCTCATGGTCATAAAGCCTGGCTTTTAACTTGTCGTTTTCCCCTTCTAGTTTTCTGATCTTTTTTCCCATGCTGCTCGTGTACATGGACACCATCATCCAAGTGATCAGATAGAGAACAAAGCCAGCAAGAAGCCAAATGACCACTTTTCCAGCGGTGAGTTCTTGGATCCCAAAGCCGTTTTTAATGCTGTCGAAAACCAGAAAGAACACCAGTGCTACTCCAAAAAAAAGTGCTACCAAAAGCTGAAATACACTTGATACCTTTTTCATAAATTTAAAATTAAGATTTGTTATCCAATATACTAAACTGATTGCATAGTGGAAAGTTTCTTATACAATCCTTCTTTACTTATTAACGCTTCATGCGTACCTCTCTCGACTATTTCGCCATTTTGGACCACAAGAATTTCGTCCGCATGTTGGATGGTGCTCAGGCGGTGGGCGATTACCAGGGTGGTCCTGTTGCTCATCAAGTTGGTCAGCGCTTCCTGCACGAGTCGCTCGGATTCGGAGTCCAGTGCTGAGGTGGCCTCGTCCAAGATCAGGATGGGAGGGTTTTTCAGTACTGCGCGGGCAATGCTCAACCGCTGGCGTTGTCCGCCGGAAAGTTTGCTGCCTCGCTCGCCAATATTGGTTTGATAGCCATTCTCTAATTGCGCGATAAATCCATGTGCATTAGCGATCTTGGCGGCTTCTACCACCGAGGCTTCAGAAACCTCAGATAGGCCAAAAGCAATATTGTTGAAAATGGTGTCATTGAACAAAATGGATTCTTGGGTGACAATACCGATGAGTTTACGTAAATCGTCTATGGCAAATTCCCTAATATCAGTGTCGTCTAATTTCACCTTCCCAGCAGTGGGGTCATAAAAACGGGGTACAAGGTCTGCAATAGTGGATTTTCCTCCTCCGGAAGGCCCCACTAAGGCGATAGTTTTGCCCTTTTGAAGTGAGAATTCGATGCCTTTTAACACCAGTGGCCCCTGGTCATAGCCGAAATCCACTTGGCTAAAGGAAATCGTGGATCCAAATTTTTGAAGGCTTTTGGGACGGGCTGGATCCTGAATGGCAGGTGCCGTATCCACTACCTTAAAGATCCTGTCCGCAGAGGCAAGGCCTCTTTGGACCGCTCCCATGGCCCTTGATATTTCTTTGGCGGGATTGAGAACTTGCGTAAATAGGATAATGTAGGCGAGAAATTCACTGGCCGAAAGATCAGAGGCGTTGTTGAGTACCAAGCTGCCCCCATATAGCAGAATGCCCGCTACCACAAATACGCCCAAAAACTGTGAAATCGGAGAGGCCAATTCATTTCTCTTGGCCATGGAAACATTGATTTTGGAGTATTTGTCGGTCTCTTTGTCAAATTTGTCATATACATATCCCGTGGCGCTGAAAGCCTTTACCACACGCATTCCGCCAATGGTCTCGTCCAGGATGTTTACGATGCGCCCGAGGGATTCTTGGCTTTGGACAGCTTTCTTTTTGAGCCTTTTGGTAATGCCCCCAATGATCGCCCCTGAGATCGGAATGATCAGGATGGTAAAAAGGGTGAGCTTTACCGACATAAAGAAAAGGGCACCAAAATATAAGATGATCGTGACAGGTTCCCTAAATACCACCCGCAGGGATTGGACGACACTGTTTTCCACTTCTTGCACATCATTTGTCATCTTGGACATCAGGTCACCTTTACGTTCATTGGTGAAATAGCCAATATGCATGCGGCTTACCTGATCAAAGATGTGCATGCGCATTTTTTTGATCACATCCGCTTTGACTTTTGCCAATAATACGCCTGCCAAATAGGTGAAAAGGTTGGATAGGAATACAGAAACCACGATGATGATGCATACATACACCAAGGTTCCGAACTTCCCATAAGTTTCCGCTACCTGCATGAAATAATAGTTGAACAGGTGCATGAAATACTCAATGGTAAATGAAAATTCAGGCTTAGAGGCATAGCGCTGTAGTTCAGCTGGATCGACTTGCTCGAAGATGACATCAAACAATGGCTTCAGCAAGGTGAAATTAAGCAAGCCAAAAATGATAGCCAGCAAGGCGTAGACCACATATAGTGGGAAATACCTTCTGTAAGGACGGGCGTATGCTAATATTCTTAAATAGGTTTTCATCTAGATCATTATCGATTAGTCCCTGCCGATAGGGTACTGATAAAACGGGGTCAATAATTATAGGCTTCTCTGGCGATATTGAGCCGCAAAGACAAGTGGGAGTAATTACTGACTTCTGGCGCATCCAAGCCCTCAGCTGTGTGCCTTCTGTAGCTATGTCCAAGATCAATAAATAAATTGTGCTTCAGCATGTATGAAGCAACGATATTCCCCATGAGCAGTTTGTTTTCCACTCCTTGCCCAATTTGATGTCCATATAGGCCCAGCCCGTCTTCTCCCTCAAGCCTGTTTTTCAATAAATCGCCTCCCATATTGGTAGCCTCATCAGGATCGGTTCCATATATATGGTATATACCTGTAAAATTAAGGGAAAGTTTTGGAATTGGCTGATAACGGAGAATCCCAATTGCCTCTCGGAAGTTGGCACCGCGTGGATGGGCGATGGGGGTGCGGTAGTGGGTATAAGCTTGATGGTCAAATTTCTCCTGATAGGTATAAGGCCGGGCTTGATTATATTCCAATTGCAAGTCCAAGTTTTTGATTTGGAATACATTGATGTATTTGTAGCCAAGTTGCAGCCCGTGTTTGTTGCGTTTGGAATTTTTGCCGTCCACGCCAAAAAACTCTCCAAAGACAAATTCATCCAAGGCAAACTGTCCATATAGCTGCATGGCATGGGCAAAATTCCATTTGAAGTCTGTTCCCAGCATTACCTTATCTGGCGTTCCCAGCTGATGCTCTACCCAGCGGTAAAAAATCACAGGGTTGAGGTAGGTCCAGTCGGCTTGGTTCGCCATGACAGATTCGAAGATGCCAATGTTCAGTTTTTTGCCGATATTCATGCCCAACCGGTGCAGCGAAAACCATTTTTTGGGGTAGCGGCCGTCTTCTGGCCTGTTACGGCTGTTCAGGAAAATGTCGGCCGTCATTTGCGCCCACATGGTTGTGTACTGCAATTTCCAAACATTCACGTTCAACTTGAAGAACATGTAGGGGTTTGAAAAGTCAGAAAGGATCATGGAGCGGTAACCCTCCCCGACAAAGTTCCGGTCATGGCCCATCTGGGCATCGATGTGCTTGGAGACCTTAAAGGTAAAATATCCCCTTGCAGCAAAGTAGCTGTACCCATGATCGCCGTACCGCTTCCAGAACCCTTGCCCTGGCACTGCACCATTGTGTTCGGTATAGTCTTCTACCCAAGTGGGGAAAATGACTTCGTTACTGGTCAGGTAGGTGTAGAAACCTACTTTCCTGTCGATACTTCCCCTAAGGGTAATGCCACGCGTGTTTCTGAAATTAGTGCTTTCTGCGCCAGACTCCGTGCCGCCGCGAAAATAGATCACCGGATTTATATGGACGTCAAAATCCTTATCCCTGTGATAATAAAAGTCTGAGGGTCTTTTGTATATTTTTTTCCAGAGTGGCTTTTGGGAAAGAGCGGTCTCTTCTTCCACAAATTCCCAGTTGTCATTTCTTAAGTAACGAAAATTGAATTCGTCCACTTTTCCCATGGCTACCTGGTCCACTTCATCCAGGAAACCGGCCACATTATCCCTTCTGAGAGGCTTGAAACCTGTAGGGTAATGGGGGACAAACTCCCCCCTGAGTATCTCATAGCGGTCCAGCAAGTGATAGTACGCCCTATTATAAGGTATCAGCGCACTCTGGGCGACACAGATATCCAAAGCACCGCATAGAAATCCCATGGCCAGTAAAAACTTCCTTAACATGTCGTGTAATTGATTTACGTCAAACTCGGTTTCAGCCCCAAAACTTAGGACAATATTCCCTTCTGGCCATAAAACTACATTATTTTTTGATCAGAAAAAGATAGGGCGGCAAAGGGAAAACGTCGGACGACTGGCATTTTCTTGATTTTTTTCGCAATTTTGCAGATAAATAGTGCGCTGACAACCTTTGGGTTAAATAATTCATTGATAAACATTTGGAGGCTTTTATAAAAAAGAATAACTTTGTGCCTCCATTTGAAAAAGCGACATTTAATATAAATAGGGATTACCATGAAAAAAGACATTCATCCAAACTACAGAGAGGTTGTTTTCTATGACACTTCCAGTGAATATAAGTTTTTGACCAAGTCCACGATCGAAACTGACGAGACGATCACTTGGGAAGATGGAAACGAATATCCTCTTTATAAGGTGGAAGTGAGCTCTAACTCACACCCTTTCTATACCGGTAAGAAAATGCTTCTTGATACTGCCGGTCGTGTGGAGAAATTCAACAGAAGATACAAGAAGAAATAATTCATTTCTTTGTAGCAAAAGCAACTTTAAAAAGTCTCTTGGAAATTGTATTCCAAGAGACTTTTCTATTTTTGTAGCATGGAGCAAGTTACATTATTTGATGACCCTGCCTATAGAGGGTCGCTGTTACCGTTTACTTTTACTCGGCCAGTGGCTGAGATCAGGGTGGGCATCTTGAAAATCCGTGAGAAATGGGAGAAATATTTGGATGCTACAGCCGGTTTTATGACGCTGGATTACCTGCAGGAGAAGTTTCCCCCTTTGGCAAACAGCAGGCTTTTTATCAATGGCGGGCTCTGTCCTGATCAAGGGTTGGTCACGGCAATCAAAACCTTGGAAAAAGGGGAGTACCTCTACAAGGATAATATTTTGCTGGCGGCTTTTCCAGAAGATCCTTCATCCTTTAGCATGGATACCGCTAAGGAGAAGGGAGCATTGAAGACATATGAGGGGGAGATTACGTTGATTCACCGCAATTGGCATATATTCCAGTTTAATGCACTGGAGCTGAGGAAGGATTTTGTCTTGCTTACCACCAATCGTACATCAGCAGGCATCAATGACTCCCACACGATAGCTTATAATCCGGCGATGATTTTCGTGGAGGAAGGAGCGAAGATCAGGGCGGCAGTGCTCAATGCCGAAGATGGGCCGATCTACATAGGGAAAAACGCAGAAGTTCAGGAAGGCGCATTGATCAAGGGGCCTTTTGCACTTTGCGAAGGGTCCACCGTAAATATGGGCGGAAAAATGCGCGGAGACAGCACCATTGGCCCGTTCTCAAAAGTAGGTGGGGAAGTGTCCAATTCCGTGATATTTGGTTATAGTAACAAAGGGCACGATGGCTTTATCGGCAATACCGTGATCGGAGAATGGTGCAATTTCGGGGCAGATACCAATATTTCCAATTTGAAAAACAACTATGCTCCTGTCAAGGTTTGGGACTATACCAAAGGGAGTTTTGTCAATACAGGCCTGCAGTTTTGCGGTTTAATGATGGGAGACCACTCCAAGACGGGGATCAATACCATGTTTAACACCGGTACAGTGGTGGGCGTAGGGGCCAATGTGTTTGGAGCTGGATTTCCAAGGACATTTGTCCCGTCCTTTTCATGGGGAGGAGAAGGCAGAAGTACTTTTCAGATGGACAAATTTGAAGAGACTGCGGCAAAGGTGATGGAGAGAAGAGGGGTGGCATTAGACCAAAAAGAAAAATCCATTTTGGATAAAGTGTTTGATTTGACCAAAGCATACCGCATTTGGGACAAGGAAGTATAAGCAAAATCGCTAACAATGTTATTTTCGTCCATACCAGGCTTGCAAGAAACCAAACAGCGCCTCATCCAAGCCATAAACAATAATCACCTCGCCCATGCGCTGCTGTTTCATGGTCCGGAGGGAGCTGCCAACCTTAAGATGGCCCTGGCCCTGGCGGCCTATGTAAACTGTGAAGACAAAGGGCCTGAAGATGCCTGTGGGGTTTGTAGTTCGTGTCAAAAAATGGCAAAACTCGTCCATCCGGATTTAAGCTTTACTTTTCCACTGCCCGGAAACCTGATCAAGGAAGACGACGATAAGAATAAGAAGGTGGATGTTTTGGCGCCGTGGAGGGAGTTTGTGCTCACCAGGCCGTACAGTAACCTCCAAGATTGGATATATCATAACGGCTTCGAAAAGAAGCAGCTGAACATTTCCAAGGCAGCGGCCAAGCAGATCATCCAAACGGTATCCCTCAAATCCTTTGAAGGCGGATATAAGATGATCTTGGTGTGGATGCCTGAATATATGCATACCGCAGCGGCCAATGCGCTGCTGAAAGTGCTGGAAGAGCCGCCGGAGAAGACGCTTTTTCTTATGGTCGCCCACCAGCCTGAGCAACTGCTGACCACCATTCTTTCGCGGACCCAAAAAGTACTGGTGAGGGCTTTTTCCGATGAGGAAGTAAAAGACCATCTCATCAATGAGGGACTCTGCTCCCGTGAAGGGGCCTTACAGGTGGCGCCACTGGCCAATGGTAATATGAGAGAGGCCTATCGGTTGGTAGATCAGGTAATCGATGAAAATACATCAAAGTTTAGGGATTGGATGAGAATTTGCTTTACCTTGGATATCAATAATATTATGGCGCTGGCGGAAGGTTTCCAAGGAGCGGACAAGGAAGGGCAAAAAGCGTTATTTCTGACCGGTCTGAACATTCTCAGAGAGAGCCTGTTAAAGAGAAGCCAGCTGGAAGAGCTGATGAGGACAGCACCTGCTGACAGGGAATTTGTGGAGAATTTTAGCCTGAAGGCCCTTACAGAGGAAAAAATCCTCAATATCTACCGATTATTGAACGCCGCACATTACCATTTAGAAAGAAATGCCAACGCGAAGATTTTATTTGCAGACCTTTCTTTTGACATGGCCAAAGTACTTCGCAAAAAAGAAACCGCATGAAAAAACATGTTATCGGCCGAAGGGAAAAGATCAGCTTGCCTGATTGGGGCTTGATCATGATTTCTGCCAAAGTGGATACGGGGGCCTATACCAATGCCATCCACTGTGAATGGGTGGAGGAAACAGAAGAGGATGGGCAGGTGGTACTGGCATTTAAGCTTTTGGAGCCTGAGCACCGCTTGTATTCCGGTAAGGTCATCAAAGTCAAGACCTATACCCAAAAGAAGGTGAAAAACTCTTTTGGAAATGCAGAGCTGAGGTACAAGGTCACCACCAAGGTCGTGATGTTTGATGAAGCGTTTGATGTAGAATTCACGCTTTCTGATCGGTCAAGGATGCGCAATGCGATCTTGTTGGGCAGAAAGATGCTTCGCGGTAGATTTTTAGTTGACGTCGATCAGACAAACTTATCCAAAAAACATAAAGTAGCTAAGCAATGAGAATAGCCGTACTTTCCCGAAATCCAAATCTTTATTCCACACGTAGGTTACGTGAGGCCATCATCGATGCAGGCCATGAGGCGCTGATCATAGACCACTCACTTTGTGACTTGGTGATCGAACAAGAAGGGCCATCCATCTTTTACAGGGGCGAAAAGCTGTCCGATATCGATGCGATCATTCCGAGAATTGGAGCATCTGTGACATTTTATGGGACGGCCGTGGTTCGTCAGTTTGAGCTGATGGGCGTCATTTCTGCTGTGGAGTCACAGGCAATTGTGCGGAGCAGGGATAAGTTGCGCAGCTTACAGATCCTCTCCCGTGAAGGATTGGGGATGCCCAAGACGGCCTTTACCAATTTTTCCAAAGGTGGCGAGAAGCAGCTCATCGACCAAGTGGGAGGGGCTCCGCTGATCATCAAGCTGTTGGAAGGCACGCAGGGATTGGGGGTAGTGCTGGCCGAGACACGGAAAGCTGGCCAGTCCGTAATCGAGGCCTTTCACGGGCTGAAGGCACGTATCATTGTGCAGGAGTTTATCAAAGAAGCCAAAGGGGCCGATATCCGGGCCTTTGTCGTAAATGGCAAAGTCGTGGGAGCGATGAAGCGCCAAGGCGAGGAGGGGGAATTCCGCTCCAACCTGCACCGAGGAGGAAAAGCGACCGTCATAAAGCTGTCCGCTTCAGAGCGAAAAGCTGCCTTAGGAGCTGCAAAGGCACTTGGGCTGGCCGTAGCCGGGGTGGATATGCTTCAGTCCTCTCGAGGACCATTGATCTTGGAGGTGAACAGTTCGCCGGGCTTGGAAGGCATCGAAAAGGCAACAGGAGTGAATATCGCAGGCAAGATCATTCAATACATTGAGGAAACTGCCTATAAAAAATTATCGAAAAGAAAAATCAAAGAATAATGCAGCCTATACGGATAGGAACACGGGGCAGTAAGCTTGCCCTTTTTCAGGCACATCATATTGCTGACTTACTTCAGGCCCAGGGCCTGCAAACCGAAATCGTCACCATCACCACGAAGGGGGATAAGATCCTGGATGTGGCGATCTCCAAAATTGGAAGCAAAGGGGTGTTTACCGAAGAGCTAGAGGAGCAGCTTGCCAGTGGAGAGGTGGATATTGCTGTCCACAGTGCCAAGGATATGCCTTCTTCATTGCCTGAGGGATTTGAACTCATATCATTTACCAAACGGGAAAAAGTCAATGACATCATTTTGAGCCACCATGAGGACATTGACTATAAAAATCCCCATAAACCCTTGCTATTGGGGACTTCATCTACCAGAAGAGTGGCTACACTCAAGCACTATTATCCTCATATAAAAACGGTGGAAGTACGTGGAAACCTCCAGACACGTATACAAAAGATGGAGTCAGGAGCCTGTGATGCCTTGCTTTTAGCCTATGCGGGTGCGCACCGAATGGGCTATGATGACCTGATCCGCCATGAGCTTTCGCTAGATGAGTTTACGCCAGCGGTTGGCCAGGGCAGTATTGCTGTGGAAGCCTGCGATAGACTGGATGCCGACCTTAGAAAACAGATCGTGGCCGCCACACATCACACCGAAACCGGCTATCGCCTGCGTGCAGAAAGAAGCTTTTTGAAAATCCTTGAAGGGGGGTGCAGCATTCCGGTTTTTTGCCTTGCCACGTACCGGTCTGGGCAAGTGGAGATGACTGGAGGAGTGGTCAGTTTGAATGGCAAAGAACGTATTCAACACCAGGTTTCGGGGCCTGCAGAGGAGGCCGAAAAGGTAGGGAGGAGCTTGGCCGAAAAGGTGATCCAGTCAGGTGGTGATCGCATTTTGAAAGATATTAAACGGCAACTTAACAACTAACATGAAGAAGTATTCCCTTGGACTGCTCATAATGCTGTCCTTGTTGATGTCCTGTTCATCCCAAAAGGATTCATTGATTAAAATCCACACCCGGTACGGTGATATTTATGCGATTCTTTATGACGAGACGCCCAAGCATAAAGAGAACTTCATCAAGTTGGCCGAGGCGGGACGTTTTGACAGTACAGAGTTTCACCGAGTCATCGATAATTTTATGGTCCAAGCAGGTGATGTCTTCACCAAGGAGGGCCTCCCTGAGGAAGAATGGTACACCATTCCTGCCGAATTGGACAAGGGCTATCTCCACGAGAAGGGGGCCATTGCAGCGGCACGCAAATCGGATCATGTCAATCCGGAAAAGCGATCAAGCGGATGCCAGTTTTACATTGTGGAGGGCAGGAAATACAGCGAGGAGGAGTTGACCACTAATGTCAAAAAGCTTCAGAAGGAGTTTATGAAATACATCTCCCTTGAAAGCCAGCGTGCACTTGCGGAGCAGTATGTAAAGCTGTATGAGGACGGGAGGTACGAGGAGATGACTCAGCTGATGTTGTCAAAAAAGGAAGAGATGGAGGACTTTTTACATGTCAACTTGTCAAAGGAAATGGATGAGGCAGCCATTGAGACATTTACGACAGTCGGGGGAACCCCCCATTTGGATGAAGGAGGTTATACCGTTTTTGGCAAAGTGATCAAAGGAATGGATGTCGTGGATAAGATTTCTTCGGAAAAGACCGCCGCCATGGACAGGCCAGTTGATCCGGTGTATATTACGGTGGAAGTAGAAAAGGTACCCAAAAGGAAAATTACTAAAGAATACGGCTTTGAATACTCAGAAGATAAATAAACCGAATCTATTGATCACCGGTGCAAACGGCCTGCTGGGGCAGAAGTTGGTCAAGCGTCTGCTGGAAAAGGGGGATTTCAATGTGATTGCAACAGGCCGAGGCGCCTGTAGATTGCCAGGTGAATGGAAGGGCTTTTCCTATGCTTCCATGGACATTACCGACAAGGACAATGTCCTGGATATCTTTCAGGAGTATAAACCTGATGTCGTGATCCATGGTGCTGCTATGACCAACGTGGACGAGTGTGAGACGTCCCAAGAGGCTTGTTATCAGCAGAATGTGGCAGCGGTAGGAAATATTGTTGTGGCTGCGGAGCAGTGTCATAGCTTTTTGGTACATGTTTCCACTGACTTTATCTTTGATGGAGAGGCAGGGCCATATGCAGAGGATGCGATACCGAACCCTATCAATTATTATGGGGAAAGCAAGTTGCAGGCGGAGGCACTGATACAGCAATCGTCACTCAACTGGGGTATTGCCAGGACTGTATTGGTATATGGGATATCCCATGACATGAGCCGCTCCAATATAGTGCTTTGGGTCAAGAAGTCACTAGAGGATGGGAAAGAACTGCAGCTGGTGGATGATCAATGGAGGACTCCTACATTGGCAGAGGACTTGGCCGAGGGCTGTATTCTAATGGCCGAGCAGCGCGCAAAGGGTGTTTATAACATTTCTGGAGACGAACTCCTGACGCCATATGATATGGCTATCCAGACAGCTGAATTCTTTAAATTGGACAAAACCAAGATCAACAAAACGGATTCCAGTGCTTTTCGCCAGACAGCAAAAAGACCCATGAAAACAGGGTTTATCATTCAAAAAGCTAAACATGAGTTGAATTTTAAACCAAAAAGTTTTACAGAAGGAATTGAAATTCTAGCAAAACAGCTTAATTTAGCCAATTGAAAAAAAGAACATTCATCAGAATAAATCCAATTTTGCCTCTTTACCTTATGGCTTTTACCCCCAATATCGATTGTTTCCTTTGTATTAACGGCTGCGTTCCCAACGAGGAAAGGTGGGGTTCGGCGTTATAACCCGGCTCCCAATGGAAGGATGGAGAAGTAAACAAGTCAGGTAACCAGTAGTGTTGGAGTGAGTAAGGTGAAGGTTCGTGTGTTAAATGGCTTAAGTATTCCAATCAAATAAAAAACATATCATGTATAGAAAACTTCTATCCTTCTTGATTTTTCTTTTTCCCATGTCTCTTCTGGCACAGGAGACTGCTCCAGCTGAAGAATTGAGTTTTGGACAAAGAATTGACCGATCATTCCAGCCATTAGCGGATGCATGGGAG
It encodes:
- a CDS encoding YifB family Mg chelatase-like AAA ATPase → MVAKTYGSTVSGVDAILITIEVNVGQGTSFYMVGLPDSAVKESQQRVESALKYFGYRMPRQKVVINLAPADIRKEGSAYDLPIAMGILKASEQVEFAELEEYVIMGELSLDGQLRPIKGVLPIAIEARKKGFKGIILPQPNAAEASIVNNLDVIGVENLEQAIGFLEGELEITPMVTDTRDVFYNSLEDYEFDFADVQGQENIKRAMEIAAAGGHNVIMVGPPGAGKTMLAKRLPSILPPLTLQEALETTKIHSVAGRLGREASLIAQRPFRSPHHTISDVALVGGGGNPQPGEISLAHNGVLFLDELPEFKRTVLEVMRQPLEERRVSISRAKVSVDYPANFMLIASMNPCPCGYYNHPEKECVCGPGVVQRYLNKVSGPLLDRIDLHVEVTPVKFDEMTSTRKAEKSNVIRERVVSGRDRQVERFKEHKEIYCNAMMPSHMVKEVCEINEAGKTLLKTAMERLGLSARAYDRILKVARTIADLSDSENIKVEHLAEAIQYRSLDREGWAG
- a CDS encoding ABC transporter ATP-binding protein, which encodes MKTYLRILAYARPYRRYFPLYVVYALLAIIFGLLNFTLLKPLFDVIFEQVDPAELQRYASKPEFSFTIEYFMHLFNYYFMQVAETYGKFGTLVYVCIIIVVSVFLSNLFTYLAGVLLAKVKADVIKKMRMHIFDQVSRMHIGYFTNERKGDLMSKMTNDVQEVENSVVQSLRVVFREPVTIILYFGALFFMSVKLTLFTILIIPISGAIIGGITKRLKKKAVQSQESLGRIVNILDETIGGMRVVKAFSATGYVYDKFDKETDKYSKINVSMAKRNELASPISQFLGVFVVAGILLYGGSLVLNNASDLSASEFLAYIILFTQVLNPAKEISRAMGAVQRGLASADRIFKVVDTAPAIQDPARPKSLQKFGSTISFSQVDFGYDQGPLVLKGIEFSLQKGKTIALVGPSGGGKSTIADLVPRFYDPTAGKVKLDDTDIREFAIDDLRKLIGIVTQESILFNDTIFNNIAFGLSEVSEASVVEAAKIANAHGFIAQLENGYQTNIGERGSKLSGGQRQRLSIARAVLKNPPILILDEATSALDSESERLVQEALTNLMSNRTTLVIAHRLSTIQHADEILVVQNGEIVERGTHEALISKEGLYKKLSTMQSV
- a CDS encoding type B 50S ribosomal protein L31, with translation MKKDIHPNYREVVFYDTSSEYKFLTKSTIETDETITWEDGNEYPLYKVEVSSNSHPFYTGKKMLLDTAGRVEKFNRRYKKK
- a CDS encoding GlmU family protein, encoding MEQVTLFDDPAYRGSLLPFTFTRPVAEIRVGILKIREKWEKYLDATAGFMTLDYLQEKFPPLANSRLFINGGLCPDQGLVTAIKTLEKGEYLYKDNILLAAFPEDPSSFSMDTAKEKGALKTYEGEITLIHRNWHIFQFNALELRKDFVLLTTNRTSAGINDSHTIAYNPAMIFVEEGAKIRAAVLNAEDGPIYIGKNAEVQEGALIKGPFALCEGSTVNMGGKMRGDSTIGPFSKVGGEVSNSVIFGYSNKGHDGFIGNTVIGEWCNFGADTNISNLKNNYAPVKVWDYTKGSFVNTGLQFCGLMMGDHSKTGINTMFNTGTVVGVGANVFGAGFPRTFVPSFSWGGEGRSTFQMDKFEETAAKVMERRGVALDQKEKSILDKVFDLTKAYRIWDKEV
- a CDS encoding DNA polymerase III subunit, with translation MLFSSIPGLQETKQRLIQAINNNHLAHALLFHGPEGAANLKMALALAAYVNCEDKGPEDACGVCSSCQKMAKLVHPDLSFTFPLPGNLIKEDDDKNKKVDVLAPWREFVLTRPYSNLQDWIYHNGFEKKQLNISKAAAKQIIQTVSLKSFEGGYKMILVWMPEYMHTAAANALLKVLEEPPEKTLFLMVAHQPEQLLTTILSRTQKVLVRAFSDEEVKDHLINEGLCSREGALQVAPLANGNMREAYRLVDQVIDENTSKFRDWMRICFTLDINNIMALAEGFQGADKEGQKALFLTGLNILRESLLKRSQLEELMRTAPADREFVENFSLKALTEEKILNIYRLLNAAHYHLERNANAKILFADLSFDMAKVLRKKETA
- a CDS encoding ATP-dependent zinc protease family protein — its product is MKKHVIGRREKISLPDWGLIMISAKVDTGAYTNAIHCEWVEETEEDGQVVLAFKLLEPEHRLYSGKVIKVKTYTQKKVKNSFGNAELRYKVTTKVVMFDEAFDVEFTLSDRSRMRNAILLGRKMLRGRFLVDVDQTNLSKKHKVAKQ
- the rimK gene encoding 30S ribosomal protein S6--L-glutamate ligase, with protein sequence MRIAVLSRNPNLYSTRRLREAIIDAGHEALIIDHSLCDLVIEQEGPSIFYRGEKLSDIDAIIPRIGASVTFYGTAVVRQFELMGVISAVESQAIVRSRDKLRSLQILSREGLGMPKTAFTNFSKGGEKQLIDQVGGAPLIIKLLEGTQGLGVVLAETRKAGQSVIEAFHGLKARIIVQEFIKEAKGADIRAFVVNGKVVGAMKRQGEEGEFRSNLHRGGKATVIKLSASERKAALGAAKALGLAVAGVDMLQSSRGPLILEVNSSPGLEGIEKATGVNIAGKIIQYIEETAYKKLSKRKIKE